A genomic stretch from Amycolatopsis sp. 195334CR includes:
- a CDS encoding phosphoribosyl-ATP diphosphatase yields MKTFDELFAELADRARTRPAGSGTVTALDAGVHAQGKKVLEEAGEVWIAAEHESDERLAEEISQLLYRVQVLMLGRGLSTEDVYRYL; encoded by the coding sequence GTGAAGACCTTCGATGAGCTGTTCGCGGAGCTGGCCGATCGCGCGCGCACGCGGCCCGCCGGATCGGGCACGGTGACCGCTTTGGACGCCGGTGTGCACGCCCAGGGCAAGAAGGTGCTCGAGGAGGCGGGCGAGGTGTGGATCGCCGCCGAGCACGAGTCCGACGAGCGGCTCGCCGAGGAGATCTCGCAGCTGCTGTACCGCGTCCAGGTGCTGATGCTGGGCCGCGGACTGTCCACTGAGGACGTCTACCGGTACCTGTAG
- a CDS encoding thioesterase family protein, producing MTAFYEPLGGGRFAPTEHTAGPWSPDAQHFGPPSALLVRSLEEVPATRESRLARVTVEILGPAPLTELTTRARVERPGRSVELLSAELSAGGKVVARASAWRLVTSDSTEVIAGGAEPLPVPPEEAEPAPWPEHWLGADRGYLAATEWRAVRGSMVDPGPAAVWVRQRVDLVGGEKPSPLQRLFAVADSGNGVSNYLDPRRWWFINTELTVHLQREPAGEWIGLDARTVVGPDGIGTATSDLHDRGGQVATGAQALLVRPR from the coding sequence ATGACGGCGTTCTACGAGCCGCTCGGCGGCGGGCGCTTCGCCCCCACCGAGCACACCGCCGGGCCGTGGTCGCCCGACGCGCAGCACTTCGGGCCGCCGTCGGCGCTGCTGGTGCGCTCGCTCGAAGAGGTGCCAGCCACCCGCGAGAGCAGGCTGGCCAGGGTGACCGTGGAGATCCTCGGCCCGGCGCCGCTGACCGAGCTGACCACGCGGGCGCGGGTGGAGCGGCCCGGCCGCTCGGTCGAACTGCTCTCCGCGGAGCTGAGCGCGGGCGGGAAGGTGGTGGCCAGGGCGTCGGCGTGGCGGCTGGTCACCTCCGACAGCACCGAGGTGATCGCCGGTGGCGCCGAACCGCTGCCGGTGCCGCCCGAGGAGGCCGAGCCCGCGCCCTGGCCGGAGCACTGGCTGGGGGCGGACCGCGGTTACCTCGCGGCCACCGAGTGGCGGGCGGTGCGCGGCTCGATGGTCGACCCCGGCCCGGCCGCGGTCTGGGTCCGCCAGCGTGTCGACCTGGTCGGCGGGGAGAAGCCGAGCCCGCTGCAGCGGCTGTTCGCGGTGGCCGACTCCGGCAACGGCGTGTCGAACTACCTCGACCCGCGCCGGTGGTGGTTCATCAACACCGAGCTGACCGTGCACCTCCAGCGCGAACCCGCTGGTGAGTGGATCGGGCTGGACGCGCGCACGGTGGTCGGGCCGGACGGCATCGGCACCGCCACCAGCGACCTGCACGACCGGGGCGGGCAGGTGGCCACCGGGGCGCAGGCACTGCTGGTGCGGCCGCGCTGA
- a CDS encoding ParA family protein — protein MQITSVVNQKGGVGKTALSVGAAAALAEQGRRVLLIDLDPQGHATTEMLGLPETPGHLPSMARALTKMWKGPVEDLIVSHPRSNIGRGGAFDVIPTSPGMFDLIRRLDQFRVPGWQLARVIQFANYEHVIIDCPPALDVLTNNALTATHGILVPVQPDRTSIRALRLLNDQLNYVQQTVGRGPITYFGLVPGLYRRPMSTYAVTAMQELQTFGIPMLAHVPLGVVMNEAAIRGVPVTTFAPETAQAVAFHQIARALEQRRQSQPVTQLVPAETEFVFEDFITEVAHTRSVNDNGARKKLYDLMPKRPRPPR, from the coding sequence ATGCAGATCACCTCGGTGGTCAACCAGAAAGGCGGGGTCGGCAAGACCGCGCTCAGTGTCGGCGCGGCGGCCGCGCTCGCCGAGCAGGGCCGCCGGGTCCTGCTCATCGACCTCGACCCGCAGGGACACGCCACCACGGAGATGCTGGGGCTGCCCGAGACGCCGGGCCACCTGCCGAGCATGGCCAGAGCGCTGACCAAGATGTGGAAGGGCCCGGTCGAGGACCTGATCGTCAGCCACCCGCGCAGCAACATCGGCCGCGGCGGTGCCTTCGACGTCATCCCGACCTCGCCGGGCATGTTCGACCTGATCCGGCGGCTCGACCAGTTCCGGGTGCCGGGCTGGCAGCTGGCCAGGGTGATCCAGTTCGCCAACTACGAGCACGTGATCATCGACTGCCCGCCGGCGCTGGACGTGCTGACCAACAACGCGCTCACCGCCACCCACGGCATCCTGGTGCCGGTCCAGCCCGACCGCACCAGCATCCGCGCCCTGCGCCTGCTCAACGACCAGCTCAACTACGTGCAGCAGACCGTCGGCCGCGGCCCGATCACCTACTTCGGCCTGGTCCCGGGCCTGTACCGGCGGCCGATGTCGACCTACGCGGTGACCGCGATGCAGGAGCTGCAGACCTTCGGCATCCCGATGCTGGCGCACGTGCCGCTCGGCGTGGTGATGAACGAGGCCGCCATCCGCGGCGTGCCGGTGACCACCTTCGCGCCGGAGACCGCGCAGGCGGTGGCGTTCCACCAGATCGCCAGGGCGCTGGAACAGCGGCGGCAGAGCCAGCCGGTGACCCAGCTGGTGCCCGCCGAGACGGAGTTCGTCTTCGAGGACTTCATCACCGAGGTGGCGCACACGCGCAGCGTCAACGACAACGGCGCGCGGAAGAAGCTCTACGACCTGATGCCGAAGCGGCCGAGGCCACCCCGCTAA
- a CDS encoding tRNA (adenine-N1)-methyltransferase — MASAGGPFRVGDRVQLTDPKGRHYTMVLTEGGEYHTHRGGLAHDQLIGQPEGSIVVSAGGTSYLALRPLLPDYVLSMPRGAQVIYPKDAAQIVMWGDIFPGARVLEAGAGSGALTCSLLRAVGPEGSVTSFEVRDDHAEHAVKNVERFFGERPANWHLTIGDVAGHTGEVDRVVLDMLAPWDVLPSVQENLVPGGVLTVYVATVTQLSRITEALREQQCWTEPESWETLMRPWHVVGLAVRPDHRMVAHTAFLLTARRLADGVTPLKLKRRPSKG; from the coding sequence TTGGCGTCGGCAGGGGGCCCGTTTCGGGTTGGTGATCGGGTACAGCTGACGGACCCGAAGGGGCGGCACTACACCATGGTGCTGACCGAGGGCGGCGAGTACCACACCCATCGCGGCGGGCTGGCGCACGACCAGCTCATCGGGCAGCCGGAGGGGTCCATCGTGGTCTCCGCCGGCGGGACCTCGTACCTGGCGCTGCGGCCGCTGCTGCCGGACTACGTGCTGTCCATGCCGCGGGGCGCGCAGGTGATCTACCCGAAGGACGCCGCGCAGATCGTGATGTGGGGCGACATCTTCCCGGGCGCGCGCGTGCTGGAGGCCGGTGCCGGTTCCGGCGCGCTGACCTGCTCGCTGCTGCGCGCCGTCGGGCCGGAGGGCAGCGTCACCTCGTTCGAGGTGCGCGACGACCACGCCGAGCACGCGGTGAAGAACGTCGAGCGGTTCTTCGGGGAGCGCCCGGCGAACTGGCACCTGACCATCGGGGACGTGGCCGGGCACACCGGCGAGGTGGACCGGGTGGTGCTGGACATGCTGGCGCCGTGGGACGTGCTGCCCTCGGTACAGGAGAACCTGGTGCCCGGCGGCGTGCTCACGGTCTACGTGGCCACGGTGACGCAGCTTTCGCGGATCACCGAGGCGCTGCGGGAGCAGCAGTGCTGGACCGAGCCGGAGTCGTGGGAGACGCTGATGCGGCCGTGGCACGTGGTCGGGCTGGCGGTGCGGCCGGACCACCGGATGGTCGCGCACACCGCGTTCCTGCTCACCGCGCGCCGCCTGGCGGACGGCGTCACCCCGCTGAAGCTGAAGCGCCGCCCCAGCAAGGGCTGA
- a CDS encoding site-2 protease family protein: protein MLLFRVDGVPVLLAPSWWVGSLLVVVLYAPLVGRLLPGAGPVTSWTLAAAFAVLLGLSVLAHELGHCVVALRLGIPVRRLRLFLLGGLSEVARTPRKPGQEGLVAAAGPVVSVLLAGFCALLLLAVPEGGAAWLLVAQCAVANLAVAVFNLLPGLPLDGGRMLRAGVWAVTGTRSTGTKAAVFGGGAVAVGLLVWAIWGLAGDSDDKWLRLGVCVVTAWFVAMGASAELAAESRRGWPDGLEIADLVRPVLQLPAESPVSDALAASAGRGVVLVRADGVAAGLLDAGAAERLAQQSPQSPAELAAEPIRAESVLLMSEPGDDIAERVRETAAWQFLVVDDEGRPAGVLRREDLRAAMSGRRPG, encoded by the coding sequence CTGCTGCTGTTCCGCGTGGACGGCGTGCCGGTGCTGCTGGCGCCGTCGTGGTGGGTCGGCTCGCTGCTGGTCGTGGTGCTCTACGCGCCGCTGGTCGGGCGGCTGCTGCCGGGCGCGGGCCCGGTCACCTCGTGGACGCTGGCCGCGGCCTTCGCCGTGTTGCTGGGGCTGTCCGTGCTGGCCCACGAACTGGGGCACTGCGTGGTCGCGCTGCGGCTGGGCATCCCGGTCCGGCGGCTGCGGCTGTTCCTGCTCGGCGGGCTGTCCGAAGTGGCCAGGACCCCGCGCAAACCGGGGCAGGAGGGCCTGGTCGCCGCGGCCGGCCCGGTGGTCTCGGTGCTGCTGGCCGGGTTCTGCGCGCTGCTGCTGCTCGCCGTGCCCGAGGGCGGCGCGGCCTGGCTGCTGGTGGCGCAGTGCGCGGTGGCCAACCTCGCGGTCGCGGTGTTCAACCTGCTGCCCGGCCTGCCGCTGGACGGCGGGCGCATGCTGCGCGCCGGGGTCTGGGCGGTCACCGGCACCCGGTCCACCGGCACCAAGGCCGCGGTCTTCGGCGGCGGCGCGGTGGCGGTCGGCCTGCTGGTCTGGGCGATCTGGGGACTGGCGGGCGACAGCGACGACAAGTGGCTGCGGCTGGGCGTGTGCGTGGTGACGGCGTGGTTCGTCGCGATGGGCGCCAGCGCGGAGCTGGCCGCGGAGAGCCGCCGCGGCTGGCCGGACGGGCTGGAGATCGCCGACCTGGTGCGCCCGGTGCTCCAACTGCCCGCGGAGAGCCCGGTGTCCGACGCGCTGGCCGCCTCGGCCGGGCGCGGCGTGGTGCTGGTGCGGGCGGACGGCGTGGCCGCCGGGCTGCTCGACGCGGGTGCCGCCGAGCGGCTGGCCCAGCAGTCACCGCAGTCGCCCGCCGAACTGGCCGCCGAGCCGATCCGGGCCGAGTCGGTGCTGCTGATGTCCGAGCCGGGCGACGACATCGCCGAGCGCGTGCGGGAGACCGCGGCCTGGCAGTTCCTGGTGGTCGACGACGAGGGCAGGCCGGCGGGCGTGCTGCGCCGCGAGGACCTGCGCGCGGCGATGAGCGGGCGGCGTCCCGGCTGA
- a CDS encoding AEC family transporter — translation MGGALTAFAPIWALTGLGYLLSRFGVLGDRADAVLTRLAFQVAMPAVLFSTLIGTPFSALADRGLLAFVLGTVLVALLAFSLSTWVFKRRRAERTLSAAAASYVNAGNLGIPVALQVLGNSSFIVAVLLFQSLLMMPSMLAAIESDVPRDDGPRWRRLVLLPVRNPVIAASMLGLLVGGIGLDLPSVVLEPIHTLGDAGVACALLVLGMSLRGDQVAAGPAGERRRAEAVVVVVLKALVQPGVTLGFGLLLGLSGPSLFAAVLCSALPTAQNVFIASSQYTVDVRFVRNCVLVSTLLSMGSLTLIAWLLGGAVA, via the coding sequence GTGGGGGGAGCGCTCACCGCGTTCGCGCCGATCTGGGCCCTGACCGGGCTCGGCTACCTGCTGAGCCGGTTCGGGGTGCTCGGTGACCGCGCGGACGCGGTGCTCACCAGGCTCGCCTTCCAGGTGGCGATGCCCGCGGTGCTGTTCAGCACGCTGATCGGCACGCCGTTCTCGGCGCTGGCCGACCGCGGGCTGCTCGCCTTCGTGCTCGGCACGGTGCTGGTCGCGCTGCTCGCGTTCTCGCTGTCGACCTGGGTGTTCAAGCGCCGCCGCGCCGAGCGCACGCTGTCCGCGGCGGCGGCCAGCTACGTCAACGCGGGCAACCTGGGCATCCCGGTGGCGTTGCAGGTGCTGGGCAACTCGTCGTTCATCGTCGCGGTGCTGCTGTTCCAGTCGCTGCTGATGATGCCGTCGATGCTGGCCGCGATCGAGTCGGACGTGCCGCGCGACGACGGCCCGCGCTGGCGGCGGCTGGTCCTGCTGCCGGTGCGGAACCCGGTGATCGCCGCGTCCATGCTCGGCCTGCTGGTCGGCGGGATCGGCCTCGACCTGCCGTCGGTGGTGCTGGAGCCGATCCACACCCTCGGCGACGCCGGGGTGGCGTGCGCGCTGCTGGTGCTGGGCATGTCGCTGCGCGGCGACCAGGTCGCCGCGGGCCCGGCGGGGGAGCGCCGCCGCGCGGAGGCGGTCGTGGTGGTGGTGCTCAAGGCGCTGGTGCAGCCCGGCGTGACGCTCGGGTTCGGGCTGCTGCTCGGGCTGAGCGGGCCGTCGCTGTTCGCCGCGGTGCTCTGCTCGGCGCTGCCCACCGCGCAGAACGTGTTCATCGCGTCGAGCCAGTACACGGTCGACGTCCGGTTCGTCCGGAACTGCGTACTGGTCTCCACGCTGCTGTCGATGGGCTCGCTGACCCTGATCGCCTGGCTGCTCGGTGGAGCCGTGGCCTAG
- the hisG gene encoding ATP phosphoribosyltransferase has translation MLRVAVPNKGALAGAASEMLGEAGYRQRHEQRDLTVLDPANEVEFFFLRPKDIPIYVGSGELDLGITGRDLALDSGAPVEEKLALGFGGSTFRYAAPAGRDWKPADLHGKRLATSYPRLVRDDLARQGIEAQVIRLDGAVEISIQLGVADAVADVVGSGRTLRQHNLVAFGDPICVSEAVLVQRTGAEVTRAKDQLAARLRGVVFAQHYMMLDYDCPRTLLETAIAITPGLESPTVAPLADQDWVAVRAMVPRKEVNLIMDELAEAGAKAVLASDIRSCRL, from the coding sequence GTGCTGCGTGTCGCTGTGCCGAACAAGGGAGCGCTGGCCGGGGCTGCCTCGGAGATGCTCGGTGAGGCGGGGTACCGGCAGCGACATGAGCAGCGCGACCTGACCGTGCTCGACCCGGCCAACGAGGTCGAGTTCTTCTTCCTCCGCCCGAAGGACATCCCGATCTACGTCGGGTCCGGCGAGCTGGACCTCGGCATCACCGGCCGGGACCTGGCGCTGGACTCGGGCGCGCCGGTGGAGGAGAAGCTGGCGCTCGGCTTCGGCGGGTCGACCTTCCGCTACGCCGCGCCGGCCGGTCGCGACTGGAAGCCCGCCGACCTGCACGGCAAGCGGCTGGCCACCTCCTACCCGCGCCTGGTCCGCGACGACCTGGCCCGCCAGGGCATCGAGGCGCAGGTGATCCGGCTCGACGGCGCGGTGGAGATCTCCATCCAGCTCGGCGTGGCCGACGCGGTGGCCGACGTGGTCGGCTCCGGCCGCACCCTGCGCCAGCACAACCTGGTGGCCTTCGGTGACCCGATCTGCGTGTCCGAGGCGGTGCTGGTGCAGCGCACCGGCGCGGAGGTCACCCGGGCGAAGGACCAGCTGGCGGCCCGGCTGCGCGGGGTGGTCTTCGCCCAGCACTACATGATGCTGGACTACGACTGCCCGCGGACGCTGCTGGAGACCGCGATCGCGATCACCCCCGGCCTGGAGTCGCCGACCGTGGCGCCGCTGGCCGACCAGGACTGGGTGGCGGTGCGCGCGATGGTGCCGCGCAAGGAGGTCAACCTGATCATGGACGAGCTGGCCGAGGCCGGGGCCAAGGCGGTACTGGCCTCGGACATCCGCTCCTGCCGGCTGTAG
- a CDS encoding class I SAM-dependent methyltransferase has protein sequence MENQRSLGKPQIRLPERPEEIDQDAEYCSVLLDGEWVDIRFHDYHRIYRINGLYEQLFHEILDCRSPDVIAKLLKEQLQRDGYDAEGLRVLDLGAGNGLVGEQLRTIGVGHLVGADIIPEAAEAARRERPEVYDAYHVGDVTAPSEETAAALAAAKFNTLVCVAALGYADIPPSAFRAAFNLVSDGGWIAFTIKDRFLTEEDTSGFAGFIQTCQDNGVLEVRATERYRHRLNISGEPLHYVAVVGTKHADIPAEFTEFP, from the coding sequence ATGGAGAACCAGCGATCACTGGGCAAGCCGCAGATCAGGTTGCCGGAGCGACCCGAGGAAATCGACCAGGACGCCGAGTACTGCTCGGTTCTGCTGGACGGTGAATGGGTCGACATCCGCTTTCACGACTACCACCGTATCTACCGCATTAACGGGCTGTACGAGCAGTTGTTCCACGAAATTCTCGATTGCCGGTCCCCCGACGTCATCGCCAAGCTGCTGAAGGAGCAGTTGCAGCGCGACGGTTACGACGCCGAGGGGCTGCGCGTGCTCGACCTCGGCGCGGGCAACGGCCTCGTCGGCGAGCAGTTGCGCACGATCGGGGTCGGCCACCTGGTCGGCGCCGACATCATCCCGGAGGCGGCCGAGGCCGCGCGCCGGGAACGGCCCGAGGTCTACGACGCCTACCACGTCGGCGACGTGACCGCTCCGTCCGAAGAGACCGCGGCCGCGCTGGCGGCGGCGAAGTTCAACACCCTGGTCTGCGTGGCCGCACTGGGTTACGCGGACATCCCGCCGAGCGCGTTCCGCGCGGCGTTCAACTTGGTCTCCGACGGCGGCTGGATCGCCTTCACGATCAAGGACAGGTTCCTCACCGAAGAGGACACCTCCGGTTTCGCCGGGTTCATCCAGACCTGCCAGGACAACGGCGTCCTCGAGGTCCGCGCGACGGAGCGCTACCGGCACCGGCTCAACATCAGCGGCGAGCCACTGCACTACGTGGCCGTGGTCGGCACCAAGCACGCCGACATCCCCGCTGAATTCACCGAATTCCCCTAG
- the arc gene encoding proteasome ATPase, whose translation MQHDLPGGRPEDADPSETSGAGNTSDEQARQVRFLEEEVALLRRKLTDSPRQNRVLEQRLAEASERVSQLTERNNKLVETLREARGQLLALREEVDRLAQPPSGYGVFLAAFEDGTVDVFTSGRKMRVSVSPAVEVETLRRGQALRLNEALTVVEGGGFEQTGEVCALREVLAPEVTGGSSRALVVGHADEERVVYLSDPLAEQTLKPGDSLLVDSKAGYAYERVPKAEVEDLVLEEVPDVSYEDIGGLGRQIEQIRDAVELPFLHSDLYLEYQLRPPKGVLLYGPPGCGKTLIAKAVANSLAKKVALARGDDPGDGSEAKSYFLNIKGPELLNKFVGETERHIRLIFQRAREKASEGTPVIVFFDEMDSIFRTRGSGVSSDVETTIVPQLLSEIDGVEGLENVIVIGASNREDMIDPAILRPGRLDVKIKIERPDAEGAKDIFSKYLAEGLPIHADDLAEFGGDPKATFDAMIQHTVERMYEESDENRFLEVTYANGDKEVLYFRDFNSGAMIQNIVDRAKKAAIKSVLETKQPGLRVQHLLDAIVDEFAENEDLPNTTNPDDWARISGKKGERIVYIRTLVTGKNQDSGRAIDTATNTGQYL comes from the coding sequence ATGCAACACGACCTTCCCGGAGGTCGGCCGGAGGACGCCGACCCATCAGAAACGAGTGGAGCTGGGAACACGTCGGATGAGCAGGCACGACAGGTCCGTTTCCTGGAAGAGGAAGTCGCCCTGCTGCGCCGTAAGCTGACCGATTCGCCACGGCAGAACCGGGTGCTCGAGCAGCGGCTCGCCGAGGCATCGGAACGGGTCAGTCAGCTGACCGAACGAAATAACAAACTGGTTGAGACGCTTCGTGAAGCGCGCGGCCAGTTGCTCGCTCTCCGTGAGGAGGTCGACAGGCTGGCGCAGCCGCCGAGCGGATATGGAGTATTCCTGGCCGCGTTCGAGGACGGCACGGTCGACGTGTTCACCTCCGGCCGGAAGATGCGCGTGTCGGTTTCCCCCGCGGTCGAGGTGGAAACGCTGCGGCGCGGGCAGGCGCTGCGCCTGAACGAGGCGCTGACCGTGGTCGAGGGCGGCGGCTTCGAGCAGACCGGTGAGGTGTGCGCGCTCCGCGAGGTGCTCGCCCCCGAGGTCACCGGTGGCAGCTCGCGGGCGCTGGTGGTCGGGCACGCGGACGAGGAGCGGGTGGTCTACCTCTCCGACCCGCTGGCCGAGCAGACGCTCAAGCCGGGTGATTCCCTGCTGGTCGACTCCAAGGCCGGCTACGCCTACGAGCGGGTGCCGAAGGCCGAGGTCGAGGACCTCGTGCTGGAGGAGGTCCCCGATGTCAGCTACGAGGACATCGGCGGGCTCGGGCGGCAGATCGAGCAGATCCGCGACGCGGTGGAACTGCCCTTCCTGCACTCGGATCTGTACCTGGAGTACCAGTTGCGGCCGCCGAAGGGCGTGCTGCTCTACGGCCCGCCGGGCTGCGGGAAGACGCTCATCGCCAAGGCGGTGGCGAACTCGCTGGCCAAGAAGGTCGCGCTGGCCAGGGGCGACGATCCGGGCGACGGCTCGGAGGCGAAGTCCTACTTCCTCAACATCAAGGGCCCGGAGCTGCTCAACAAGTTCGTCGGGGAGACCGAGCGGCACATCCGCCTGATCTTCCAGCGGGCGCGCGAGAAGGCCTCCGAGGGCACCCCGGTGATCGTGTTCTTCGACGAGATGGACTCGATCTTCCGCACCCGCGGTTCGGGCGTGTCCTCCGACGTGGAGACCACCATCGTGCCGCAGCTGCTCTCCGAGATCGACGGGGTGGAGGGGCTGGAGAACGTCATCGTCATCGGCGCCTCCAACCGCGAGGACATGATCGACCCGGCGATCCTGCGGCCGGGCCGGCTGGACGTGAAGATCAAGATCGAGCGTCCGGACGCCGAGGGTGCCAAGGACATCTTCTCGAAGTACCTGGCCGAGGGCCTGCCGATCCACGCCGACGACCTGGCGGAGTTCGGCGGCGACCCGAAGGCCACCTTCGACGCGATGATCCAGCACACCGTCGAGCGCATGTACGAGGAGAGCGACGAGAACCGCTTCCTCGAGGTCACCTACGCCAACGGGGACAAGGAGGTGCTCTACTTCCGCGACTTCAACTCGGGCGCGATGATCCAGAACATCGTGGACCGGGCGAAGAAGGCGGCGATCAAGTCGGTGCTGGAGACCAAACAGCCCGGTCTGCGCGTGCAGCACCTGCTGGACGCGATCGTCGACGAGTTCGCGGAGAACGAGGACCTGCCCAACACCACCAACCCGGACGACTGGGCCCGGATCTCCGGCAAGAAGGGCGAGCGGATCGTCTACATCCGCACGCTGGTCACCGGCAAGAACCAGGACTCCGGCCGGGCGATCGACACGGCGACCAACACCGGGCAGTATCTGTAG
- a CDS encoding glycoside hydrolase family 5 protein — translation MRWDRIRLRVAAVAAAAFLLPVSVAGGAQAAPEPAAITALPPGSPAAVNGQLKVCGLQLCNQYGKPIQLRGMSTHGIQWYAQCVKTASLDALANDWKADVLRISMYIQEGGYESDPAKFTNLVNNYIEEATKRGMYALVDWHQLSPGDPNYNLGRAKTFFTEIAKRHKDKTNIIYDIANEPNGVSWAGIKSYAEQMIPVIRAQDPDGVVLVGTHGWGSLGISDGRTEADIVNNPIKASNFMYTFHFYAASHQDEYFNALTRAASKLPLFVTEFGTQTYTGDGGNDFSYSQKYLDFLASKKISWTNWNFSDDFRSGAVFKQGTCAGSSFTGTGPLKPAGVWIRDRIRSADNFPTS, via the coding sequence ATGCGTTGGGACAGAATCCGGCTCCGCGTCGCGGCGGTCGCCGCGGCTGCCTTCCTGTTGCCGGTGTCGGTGGCCGGTGGGGCGCAGGCGGCGCCGGAACCGGCGGCGATCACCGCGCTGCCCCCCGGCTCGCCCGCGGCGGTCAACGGCCAGCTCAAGGTCTGCGGCCTGCAGCTGTGCAACCAGTACGGCAAGCCGATCCAGTTGCGCGGCATGAGCACGCACGGCATCCAGTGGTACGCCCAGTGCGTGAAGACCGCCTCGCTGGACGCGCTGGCCAACGACTGGAAGGCCGACGTCCTGCGGATCTCGATGTACATCCAGGAAGGTGGCTACGAGAGCGATCCGGCGAAGTTCACCAACCTGGTGAACAACTACATCGAGGAGGCGACCAAGCGGGGCATGTACGCGCTGGTCGACTGGCACCAGCTCAGCCCCGGTGACCCGAACTACAACCTGGGCCGCGCCAAGACCTTCTTCACCGAGATCGCCAAGCGGCACAAGGACAAGACCAACATCATCTACGACATCGCGAACGAGCCGAACGGGGTGAGCTGGGCCGGCATCAAGAGCTACGCCGAGCAGATGATCCCGGTCATCCGCGCGCAGGACCCGGACGGCGTGGTGCTCGTGGGCACGCACGGCTGGGGCTCGCTGGGCATCTCCGACGGCCGCACCGAGGCCGACATCGTGAACAACCCGATCAAGGCCAGCAACTTCATGTACACGTTCCACTTCTACGCGGCCTCCCACCAGGACGAGTACTTCAACGCGCTCACGCGGGCCGCGTCGAAGCTGCCGCTGTTCGTCACCGAGTTCGGCACCCAGACCTACACCGGCGACGGCGGGAACGACTTCAGCTACTCGCAGAAGTACCTGGACTTCCTGGCCAGCAAGAAGATCAGCTGGACGAACTGGAACTTCTCCGACGACTTCCGGTCGGGCGCGGTGTTCAAGCAGGGCACCTGCGCGGGCAGCAGCTTCACCGGCACCGGTCCGCTGAAGCCGGCCGGGGTGTGGATCCGCGACCGCATCCGGTCCGCGGACAACTTCCCCACCTCATAA
- a CDS encoding RecB family exonuclease, translating to MSAPLPTANAEAEPEVRRRPALSPSRASDFKQCPLLYRFRAVDKLPETPTKAQLRGTLVHSVLEKLFALPQEERRRDRAQELLGPAWTEVSEQLRPEWMELFGEDQKDVDAWLRSAGKLVDAYFQLEDPTRLEPEACELHVETELGSGVLLRGYIDRLDVAPTGEIRVVDYKTGAAPREIGEAKALFQMKFYAVVLWRLRGVVPRQLKLMYLTDGQSLAYAPDEPELRRFERTLEAIWQAILKAGKTGDFRPNPSKLCAWCDHQAHCPEFGGTPPAYPGWPEPDPGEESALDRAD from the coding sequence ATGTCAGCGCCCCTGCCGACCGCGAACGCCGAAGCCGAACCCGAGGTCCGCCGCCGTCCCGCGCTGTCCCCGTCCAGAGCCAGCGACTTCAAGCAGTGCCCGCTGCTCTACCGCTTCCGCGCGGTGGACAAGCTGCCGGAGACGCCGACCAAAGCCCAGTTGCGGGGCACGCTGGTGCACTCGGTGCTGGAAAAGCTGTTCGCGCTGCCGCAGGAGGAACGCCGGCGCGACCGGGCGCAGGAACTGCTCGGCCCGGCCTGGACCGAGGTGTCCGAGCAGCTGCGTCCGGAGTGGATGGAGCTGTTCGGCGAGGACCAGAAGGACGTCGACGCCTGGCTGCGCTCGGCGGGCAAGCTGGTCGACGCCTACTTCCAGCTGGAGGACCCGACCCGGCTCGAACCGGAGGCCTGCGAGCTGCACGTGGAGACCGAGCTGGGCTCCGGGGTGCTGCTGCGCGGTTACATCGACCGGCTCGACGTGGCACCGACCGGCGAGATCCGGGTGGTCGACTACAAGACCGGCGCGGCGCCGCGCGAGATCGGCGAGGCCAAGGCCCTGTTCCAGATGAAGTTCTACGCCGTGGTGCTGTGGCGGCTGCGCGGGGTGGTGCCGCGCCAGCTCAAGCTGATGTACCTGACCGACGGGCAGTCGCTGGCCTACGCGCCGGACGAGCCGGAGCTGCGCCGGTTCGAGCGCACGCTGGAGGCCATCTGGCAGGCCATCCTCAAGGCGGGCAAGACCGGGGACTTCCGGCCGAACCCGAGCAAGCTCTGCGCCTGGTGCGATCATCAGGCACACTGCCCGGAGTTCGGCGGTACTCCCCCGGCGTACCCGGGCTGGCCGGAACCGGACCCCGGGGAGGAGTCGGCGTTGGATCGGGCGGACTGA